In Aquiflexum balticum DSM 16537, a single genomic region encodes these proteins:
- a CDS encoding type II toxin-antitoxin system PemK/MazF family toxin: MHYSVGDVVLVKFPWKDENNEIQSKPRPAIIFKTQSEIKIALIKITSKNRLNQFPGRWIVQNSKLGRQMGLLMDSFIHLQELYWINPKLIIRKIGNYPEMESISADIHKLGIRIRPEIT, translated from the coding sequence ATGCATTATTCGGTTGGAGATGTGGTACTTGTAAAGTTCCCCTGGAAAGATGAAAACAACGAGATACAAAGCAAACCAAGGCCTGCTATTATTTTTAAAACCCAAAGCGAAATCAAAATTGCTTTAATAAAAATCACTTCCAAAAACAGATTGAATCAGTTTCCAGGCAGGTGGATTGTCCAAAATTCAAAGCTTGGTAGACAAATGGGATTGTTGATGGACTCATTTATCCACCTTCAGGAGCTTTACTGGATAAATCCAAAACTAATCATTCGGAAAATCGGAAATTATCCTGAGATGGAATCCATATCAGCAGATATACATAAACTCGGAATCAGAATAAGACCGGAAATCACCTGA
- a CDS encoding putative quinol monooxygenase: protein MKIINFETHRGKIQKTKGLLLCLFFFLLLFGNGLYAQEKNQMVRLAIIKVDPLQLEAYQVALKEQMNAAILKEAGVLTYYAVADKSDPSKITILEIYADNAAYQTHITKAHFLKYKETVKDMVTSLELVDVDLISSLNKTGN from the coding sequence ATGAAAATAATCAACTTTGAAACCCACAGGGGAAAAATACAAAAGACAAAAGGTTTGTTGCTATGTCTATTTTTTTTTCTTCTTTTATTTGGGAATGGGCTGTATGCACAGGAAAAAAATCAGATGGTAAGGTTGGCTATCATCAAAGTTGACCCTTTACAATTAGAAGCCTATCAAGTAGCACTAAAAGAACAAATGAATGCTGCAATTCTGAAAGAAGCTGGTGTATTAACCTACTATGCTGTTGCCGATAAAAGTGACCCTTCAAAAATCACCATATTGGAAATTTATGCAGATAATGCTGCCTACCAAACCCACATTACCAAGGCACATTTTCTTAAATACAAAGAGACGGTCAAGGATATGGTTACTTCATTGGAATTGGTAGATGTAGACCTCATTTCTTCCCTCAACAAAACAGGGAATTAG
- a CDS encoding PDDEXK family nuclease: MKPYAFWKELAMEAYLLENEDILKLDEQNFSEVEVLDAEIALKSGRKTGDGRIDILAKYGGEYLGIVEIKLNEINELSLKQLENYLDVRSQIFQFHNYWIEETEPKWVGLLVGSSISAGLQEKLSNGYQYLGIPIAGMTIKRFRSEKNEIFVISDTFFKFSYSSKDYSKFIFQGGEYNKGRLVHAVIKSHVERNPDLTYSELKRDYPDSIQGSFGVFDLTANAENIFSRWGHKRHYIKEEEVIKLQDQTISTCTQWNPENIKDFINQAKKFGWMIEIK, translated from the coding sequence ATGAAGCCTTATGCTTTTTGGAAGGAATTAGCAATGGAAGCATATCTTTTAGAGAATGAAGATATTCTAAAACTTGATGAGCAGAATTTTTCAGAAGTTGAAGTTTTAGACGCAGAAATAGCACTAAAGAGTGGGAGGAAAACAGGCGACGGGAGGATTGATATTCTTGCTAAATATGGTGGGGAATATCTGGGGATTGTTGAAATCAAATTGAATGAAATAAATGAATTAAGTTTAAAGCAATTAGAGAATTATTTGGATGTTAGATCTCAGATTTTTCAATTTCATAATTACTGGATAGAAGAAACTGAACCAAAATGGGTTGGACTTTTAGTAGGATCAAGTATTAGTGCAGGTTTGCAGGAAAAATTATCGAATGGATATCAATACCTAGGTATTCCTATTGCAGGAATGACCATAAAGAGATTTAGGAGTGAAAAGAATGAAATTTTTGTCATATCTGATACCTTTTTTAAATTCTCTTACAGCTCAAAAGATTATTCAAAATTTATTTTTCAAGGAGGAGAGTATAATAAAGGAAGGTTGGTTCATGCTGTTATAAAATCCCATGTGGAAAGAAATCCAGATTTGACATATTCTGAATTAAAGCGCGATTATCCAGATTCTATCCAAGGAAGTTTTGGAGTTTTTGATCTTACTGCCAATGCAGAAAATATTTTTTCTAGGTGGGGACATAAAAGACATTATATCAAAGAAGAAGAAGTGATTAAACTGCAAGATCAGACAATATCAACTTGTACCCAATGGAACCCGGAAAACATCAAAGATTTCATAAATCAAGCTAAGAAGTTTGGATGGATGATCGAAATCAAATGA